Proteins found in one Arthrobacter pascens genomic segment:
- a CDS encoding 6-pyruvoyl trahydropterin synthase family protein: protein MFSLTVRRHFMIAHSLPREAFGPAQALHGATFVAEVGFRRRALNHDAIVLDIGAAGVIIEEVLAGLNYRNLDEHPDFAGRLSTTEALAEYIAQAVAEQIKDGDDGRELAGIDVTLRENPDAWATYSLDLSA from the coding sequence GTGTTCAGCTTGACCGTCCGACGCCATTTTATGATCGCCCACAGCCTCCCGCGGGAGGCGTTCGGCCCGGCCCAGGCCCTTCACGGCGCAACCTTCGTGGCGGAGGTGGGCTTCCGCCGTCGTGCGCTGAACCACGACGCAATCGTGCTGGACATCGGTGCGGCCGGCGTCATCATCGAGGAGGTGCTGGCCGGGCTCAACTATCGCAACCTGGACGAGCACCCGGACTTCGCCGGCAGACTCAGCACCACCGAGGCACTCGCCGAATACATCGCCCAGGCCGTGGCCGAGCAAATCAAAGATGGCGACGACGGCCGTGAACTCGCCGGGATCGACGTCACCCTGCGCGAGAATCCCGATGCCTGGGCCACGTACTCGCTGGACCTTTCCGCCTGA
- a CDS encoding dehydrogenase: MTKSGRAAQATAYWTTGPEHGELRSEDLPAPGPDEALVRTLYSGISKGTEMVVHKCSVPPRVAKEMRAPHQEGSFPSPVKFGYLSVGVVEQGPEGWVGQKVFCLNPHQDRYVIATDALTRIPDGVPSRRAVLTGTVETAINALWEAGPRLGDRIAVVGAGLVGGMVATLLRTFPLARLQLVDLDPGRKRLAATLGVEFAHPDEALADCDIVFHCSASQEGLARSLQLAGDEGVIIEMSWYANHAVTLPLGEDFHARRLSIRASQVGVVSRARRHRRTNADRLDLAVSLLKDPVFDVFLSGASPFADLPDVVQRLSDGKLEALCHVIEYPGAQTADPNDPEPKHTDPQDTDPQDKR, translated from the coding sequence ATGACTAAATCAGGCAGAGCAGCGCAGGCAACCGCATACTGGACCACGGGCCCGGAGCACGGTGAGCTCAGATCCGAGGACCTGCCCGCGCCGGGGCCGGATGAAGCACTGGTCCGCACGCTGTACTCCGGGATCAGCAAGGGCACGGAGATGGTGGTCCACAAGTGCTCTGTCCCGCCCAGGGTGGCGAAGGAGATGCGGGCACCCCACCAGGAAGGCTCCTTCCCTTCCCCCGTGAAGTTCGGTTACCTCTCCGTGGGCGTCGTGGAACAAGGGCCGGAAGGCTGGGTAGGCCAGAAAGTCTTCTGCCTGAACCCGCACCAGGACCGCTACGTCATCGCCACCGACGCCCTCACCAGGATTCCGGACGGCGTTCCCTCCCGCCGCGCTGTGCTCACTGGCACGGTGGAAACCGCAATCAATGCCCTCTGGGAGGCTGGCCCCCGGCTGGGGGACCGGATCGCCGTCGTGGGTGCGGGGCTGGTGGGCGGGATGGTTGCCACCCTCCTGCGCACCTTCCCGCTGGCCCGCCTGCAACTCGTGGACCTGGACCCGGGACGAAAACGTCTCGCAGCGACCCTCGGCGTCGAGTTTGCCCACCCCGATGAAGCGTTGGCGGACTGCGACATTGTGTTCCACTGCTCCGCGTCCCAGGAGGGCTTGGCGCGAAGCCTGCAGTTGGCGGGCGACGAAGGCGTCATCATTGAAATGTCCTGGTACGCCAACCATGCAGTCACGCTGCCGCTGGGTGAGGACTTCCACGCCCGCCGCCTCTCCATCCGCGCCAGCCAGGTAGGAGTGGTTTCCCGGGCCAGGCGTCACCGGCGGACCAACGCGGACCGCCTGGACCTGGCCGTCTCGCTCCTGAAGGACCCGGTCTTCGACGTTTTCCTCAGCGGCGCATCGCCCTTCGCGGACCTGCCGGACGTGGTGCAGAGACTTTCCGACGGCAAGCTGGAAGCCCTGTGCCACGTGATCGAATACCCGGGCGCCCAGACGGCCGACCCCAATGATCCAGAACCCAAACACACCGACCCCCAAGACACCGACCCCCAAGACAAGAGGTAG
- a CDS encoding IS256 family transposase: MDALKASGAFDELMNQIDSGQLELDGKDGFIQQLIKASLERGLQAELSGHLGYDKGDPIGRFLPNSRNGSYPKTLGTSAGDVDLAVPRDREGSFTPHLVPKGARRTGGLDDMIISLYAGGMTVRDIAHHLESTLGTELSHETISKITDEVLDEVLEWQKRPLEPLYPILYLDAIIIKVRDGHQVQNRAAHIAVGVDMDGIKHVLGIWVEATEGAKFWAGVCAELANRGVKDVLIVCCDGLTGFPEAIGATWPAATVQTCVVHLIRASMRFIGYQDRKKVASALRPVYTAPTADAAQEALDAFEASDLGRKYPATVRTWRNGWEKFTPFLAFPPPVRRIIYTTNAIESLNYQLRKIIKNRGHFPNDQAAVKLLWLAICNIEDKRASDRAKLEGRARENRAKTVNKLIEGTFTQGWSEALGVLVLNYPDRLGPYLNR; the protein is encoded by the coding sequence ATGGATGCGTTGAAGGCTTCGGGTGCGTTCGATGAGCTGATGAACCAGATCGATTCCGGGCAGTTGGAACTCGACGGCAAAGACGGTTTCATTCAGCAGCTGATCAAGGCCTCGCTGGAACGCGGGCTGCAGGCCGAGCTCTCCGGGCATCTGGGCTATGACAAGGGCGATCCGATCGGGCGTTTCCTGCCCAACTCCCGCAACGGGTCGTATCCGAAGACACTTGGAACCTCTGCCGGGGACGTGGATCTGGCCGTGCCTCGGGACCGCGAAGGGTCCTTCACCCCGCATCTGGTGCCGAAGGGTGCCCGCCGGACGGGTGGTCTGGATGACATGATTATCAGCCTCTACGCCGGCGGGATGACAGTCCGGGACATCGCCCACCATCTGGAATCCACGCTCGGCACGGAGCTGTCCCACGAGACGATTTCCAAGATCACCGACGAGGTCCTGGACGAGGTCCTCGAATGGCAGAAGCGACCCTTGGAGCCGCTTTATCCGATCCTGTATCTGGACGCGATCATTATCAAGGTCCGCGACGGACACCAGGTGCAGAACCGTGCCGCGCACATTGCCGTGGGCGTGGACATGGACGGCATCAAGCACGTTCTGGGGATCTGGGTCGAAGCCACCGAGGGCGCGAAGTTCTGGGCAGGGGTCTGCGCGGAACTCGCCAACCGCGGTGTGAAGGACGTCCTGATCGTCTGCTGCGACGGGCTTACTGGCTTCCCTGAGGCGATCGGCGCGACGTGGCCGGCCGCGACCGTCCAGACCTGTGTCGTTCACTTGATCCGTGCCTCGATGCGTTTCATCGGCTACCAGGACCGGAAGAAGGTCGCCTCCGCCCTGCGGCCGGTTTACACCGCCCCGACGGCCGATGCAGCGCAGGAGGCACTCGACGCGTTCGAGGCCTCCGATCTGGGACGGAAGTATCCCGCGACTGTACGAACCTGGCGGAACGGTTGGGAGAAATTCACCCCCTTCCTGGCGTTCCCGCCGCCGGTGCGTCGGATCATCTACACCACCAACGCGATTGAGTCGCTGAACTACCAGCTGCGCAAGATCATCAAGAACCGCGGGCATTTCCCCAACGACCAGGCCGCCGTGAAACTGCTCTGGCTGGCGATCTGCAACATCGAGGACAAACGCGCCAGCGACCGGGCCAAACTTGAGGGCCGAGCCCGGGAGAACCGTGCCAAGACGGTCAACAAACTCATAGAGGGAACCTTCACGCAAGGATGGAGCGAAGCCCTTGGCGTCCTCGTTCTGAACTATCCCGACAGACTCGGACCCTACCTAAACCGATGA
- a CDS encoding glycosyltransferase family 4 protein, translating into MRSLRLLVPANIRHNSGGNVYNARLAQGLRALGVEVEVIAADGSWPEATAKERRRLGGLLGAWGPQAEITAGTVTLVDGLIACGAPDELEYAAAARRQTWVLLHMPSASHPGNEARSLSAATGVICTSTSAAAGITSLHGLTDSHVALPGTDPAPVAEGSDPPHIIAVAALLPNKDQLLTVEALARLQDHAWTASLVGSDHADPEYAELVRAAVAGHGLEDRIRLMGQLTGAPLDAEWNRADLSLLVSKAEAFGLVVTESLARGIPVIIRDGTGAVEALAFGSLAAGETDVRDGMLPGAAVDLSSNPAEGLAGAIRQWLEEAGLHTGWRAAALAARENLPGWETTARTVMDIVGAPPKERLPQPGPPVDNEA; encoded by the coding sequence GTGCGCAGCCTCCGCCTCCTGGTCCCCGCCAATATCCGCCACAATTCTGGCGGCAACGTGTACAACGCCCGCCTCGCCCAGGGGCTGAGGGCATTGGGCGTTGAGGTTGAGGTGATAGCGGCGGATGGCTCCTGGCCAGAGGCCACTGCTAAAGAACGACGGCGGCTGGGCGGCCTGCTCGGCGCGTGGGGACCTCAGGCGGAAATCACCGCGGGCACAGTCACCCTCGTGGACGGTCTGATCGCCTGCGGCGCCCCTGACGAGCTGGAGTACGCAGCGGCCGCGCGGCGGCAGACCTGGGTGCTGCTGCACATGCCGTCCGCCAGCCACCCCGGGAACGAGGCCCGGTCGCTGAGTGCGGCCACCGGCGTCATCTGTACCAGTACCTCCGCCGCGGCAGGCATCACGTCGCTGCACGGCCTGACCGACAGCCACGTTGCACTGCCCGGAACGGACCCCGCCCCCGTGGCCGAAGGCTCGGACCCGCCGCACATCATTGCCGTAGCGGCGCTCCTGCCCAACAAGGACCAACTGCTGACCGTGGAGGCGCTGGCCCGCCTCCAGGACCATGCCTGGACGGCGTCCTTGGTGGGATCCGACCACGCCGACCCGGAGTACGCGGAACTCGTCCGTGCCGCGGTTGCCGGCCACGGACTGGAAGACCGGATACGGCTGATGGGCCAGCTGACGGGGGCGCCGCTCGATGCCGAATGGAACCGCGCCGACCTGAGCCTTCTGGTATCCAAGGCAGAAGCGTTCGGGCTGGTGGTCACGGAATCGCTCGCCCGCGGGATCCCGGTGATCATCCGGGACGGCACGGGAGCCGTGGAGGCGCTGGCGTTCGGAAGCCTGGCTGCCGGGGAGACGGATGTTCGGGACGGCATGCTGCCCGGTGCCGCCGTCGACCTGTCCAGCAATCCTGCGGAGGGGCTGGCGGGGGCGATCCGGCAATGGCTGGAGGAAGCCGGCCTCCACACCGGCTGGCGGGCGGCGGCGCTCGCTGCGCGGGAAAACCTGCCCGGATGGGAAACCACGGCACGGACTGTCATGGACATCGTGGGGGCCCCGCCAAAGGAACGGCTACCGCAGCCGGGACCGCCGGTGGACAATGAGGCATGA
- a CDS encoding DNA glycosylase AlkZ-like family protein — protein sequence MTTHAPPATSLDPQLLTPELLRAWAWHKQGLDGALQGASAAEVFTQAGWARSVGGANPYLTLFARAGISRPQADADVLSLKIHELPTARGCTYVVGQADFAWGLQVGRGAAVAPFRVLARMGVERGEITLLEEQILHALAEAGGPLDPRQLKDELGDSVRSLGEEGKKKGAATTLPTALGLLQADGRIRRVPVNGRLDQQRYAYTLWGLPPTTMEESDVRCLLLERYLGWTGGATFKQSQWFTGFTVADTKAAFAAVGAVEVPTAGGDVLWMLPDDVDRLALFEAPAEQQIQLLAGTDSLVLLRRNSGDMFAEQDRGKKVLDSTLALQADLPDHPILDRGRIIGLWQYDPGKERIAHWLFDGPDPAAMQRIAEVEAWIRDELGDFRSFSLDSPASRKNRIDALDAAG from the coding sequence ATGACCACGCACGCACCTCCCGCCACAAGTCTGGATCCTCAGCTCCTCACCCCCGAACTGCTGCGGGCCTGGGCCTGGCATAAGCAGGGCCTGGACGGCGCCCTGCAGGGTGCCAGCGCTGCCGAAGTCTTCACACAGGCCGGCTGGGCCCGCTCGGTTGGCGGCGCCAATCCATACCTGACCCTTTTTGCCCGCGCTGGCATCAGCCGCCCACAGGCGGACGCCGATGTCCTCTCGCTGAAGATCCACGAACTCCCCACCGCGCGCGGCTGCACCTACGTCGTGGGCCAGGCCGACTTCGCCTGGGGACTCCAGGTAGGCCGCGGCGCAGCGGTGGCGCCGTTCCGGGTACTGGCCAGGATGGGAGTGGAACGCGGTGAAATAACTCTCCTGGAAGAGCAGATCCTCCACGCCCTGGCCGAGGCCGGTGGCCCCCTGGACCCCAGGCAGCTCAAGGACGAGCTGGGCGATTCGGTCCGCAGCCTCGGTGAGGAAGGAAAGAAAAAGGGTGCCGCCACCACGTTGCCCACAGCCTTGGGCCTCCTGCAGGCGGACGGCAGGATACGGCGAGTGCCCGTCAATGGCAGGCTGGACCAGCAGCGTTACGCCTACACACTGTGGGGACTGCCGCCCACCACCATGGAGGAATCTGACGTCCGCTGCCTCCTCCTGGAGCGCTATCTCGGCTGGACCGGCGGCGCCACCTTCAAACAGTCGCAATGGTTCACCGGGTTCACGGTGGCGGACACCAAGGCGGCTTTCGCCGCCGTTGGGGCCGTGGAAGTGCCCACCGCAGGGGGTGACGTGCTGTGGATGCTGCCCGACGACGTCGACCGGCTCGCCCTGTTTGAGGCACCGGCGGAGCAGCAGATCCAGCTGCTGGCCGGGACCGACTCCCTTGTCCTGCTCCGCCGGAACTCGGGGGACATGTTCGCCGAGCAGGACAGGGGCAAGAAAGTGTTGGATTCAACGCTGGCGCTGCAGGCCGACCTCCCGGACCATCCCATTCTGGACCGCGGCCGGATTATCGGGCTCTGGCAATACGATCCTGGGAAAGAGCGGATCGCGCACTGGCTCTTCGACGGGCCCGACCCGGCAGCCATGCAGCGGATCGCCGAGGTGGAAGCCTGGATCCGGGATGAGCTGGGGGACTTCCGCTCCTTCAGCCTGGACTCCCCGGCGTCGCGGAAGAACCGGATCGATGCGCTGGACGCGGCAGGCTGA
- a CDS encoding HNH endonuclease signature motif containing protein, translating to MRLHLSYTNNLTGSISWQHARVMVEETTNLDPAAATALEAHFLDPDAPNPARGGPAGELVPSRFRHKARTWRERHHPDSIEARHTKSAKDRRLEYAPDRDGMAWLSAYLPADQAAGIWNRATAAARALQGPDEHRNLTQLRADLAAAWLLDGIADGVPSPKAQVLVTVPMSSLMGAGTEPATLDGHGPIPASMARRLVADGADSFHRVLTDPRDGAPLEIGRTSYRIPKAMRQWLRLRDGKCPFPGCNNHSLDNEADHLLAWNDGGTTGVSNLGQPCPKHHRLKHATRWKPTDATPDKPPGWTSPRGRHYASEEQDWEPPDWPDLAPMDDRPMDTWIREDPVPATGMDDLGCPLPLEDPWPDWHAWESAWNCASVGSADTEHCG from the coding sequence ATGAGGCTCCACCTCTCTTACACAAATAACTTGACAGGCTCGATTTCGTGGCAGCACGCCCGGGTCATGGTCGAGGAAACCACCAACCTCGACCCCGCGGCTGCAACCGCCCTTGAAGCGCACTTCCTGGACCCCGACGCCCCTAACCCAGCCCGCGGCGGCCCCGCAGGAGAACTTGTCCCGTCCCGGTTCCGGCACAAGGCCAGGACCTGGCGGGAACGCCACCACCCGGACAGTATCGAAGCACGCCACACCAAGAGCGCCAAGGACCGGAGGCTCGAGTACGCGCCGGACCGGGACGGCATGGCCTGGCTCTCCGCCTACCTCCCGGCCGACCAGGCAGCCGGCATCTGGAACCGGGCCACAGCCGCCGCCCGCGCCCTGCAGGGTCCGGATGAGCATCGGAACCTGACGCAGCTCAGAGCGGATCTTGCCGCCGCCTGGCTGCTTGACGGCATTGCAGACGGAGTTCCGTCCCCGAAAGCCCAGGTACTCGTCACCGTCCCCATGTCCTCGCTCATGGGCGCAGGCACCGAACCCGCCACCCTTGACGGGCACGGTCCCATCCCGGCGTCGATGGCCCGCCGCCTCGTCGCCGATGGGGCTGATTCGTTCCACCGGGTCCTGACCGACCCCCGCGACGGGGCCCCGTTGGAAATCGGGCGGACCAGCTACCGCATCCCCAAGGCCATGCGCCAATGGCTGCGGCTCAGGGACGGGAAATGCCCGTTCCCCGGCTGCAACAACCACTCCCTCGACAACGAAGCAGACCACCTCCTCGCCTGGAACGACGGCGGGACCACCGGTGTCAGCAATCTGGGCCAACCCTGCCCCAAACATCACAGACTCAAACACGCGACCCGCTGGAAACCAACCGATGCCACCCCGGACAAACCGCCGGGCTGGACCTCACCGAGGGGCCGTCACTATGCCAGCGAAGAGCAGGACTGGGAACCACCCGACTGGCCGGATCTGGCGCCAATGGACGACCGGCCAATGGACACCTGGATCAGGGAAGACCCAGTGCCCGCCACAGGGATGGACGATTTGGGCTGTCCCCTGCCGCTCGAAGATCCTTGGCCGGACTGGCACGCCTGGGAGTCGGCTTGGAACTGTGCGTCGGTTGGCTCGGCTGACACAGAACATTGCGGCTGA